A portion of the Corallincola holothuriorum genome contains these proteins:
- a CDS encoding glycoside hydrolase family 13 protein, with protein sequence MSEQAIGPDWVKEAVFYQIFPDRFARGKEISHSPGLVFKPWGADPAEQGFQGGDLYGVIDNLDYLKSLGVTAIYLCPIFASACNHRYHTFDYMQVDPLLGGNDALRKLLDEAHARDMKVVLDGVFNHASRGFWAFHHILENGGDSPYIDWFKVQDWPLRPYSSDEDNPPNYDAWWNLPALPKFNHQNPGWRAHIFDVAEYWLKFGIDGWRLDVPREIEDDDFWREFRARCKAVNPDAYICGEIWMKAQRWLQGDMFDATMNYIQACATLSYIGADSWNGYRRNNLEVSPMGADSFVEVMEDMYASYAWGINEMQLNLLGSHDMARPLWIMGEDKKAMKLALLTMFATPGAPCIYYGDEIGMSAGDDPYCREGYPWDEPEKQDRALFQFIAQLAEVRKGSATLCHGEIQFLSPQQNCVLFTRKYQGDTLLVALNPNQQAVSLTLPKDGELLFQLGDKISIATTTLCLSAQSAAIVKL encoded by the coding sequence ATGAGCGAACAAGCGATAGGCCCTGACTGGGTAAAAGAAGCGGTGTTTTATCAGATCTTTCCAGACCGCTTTGCCCGTGGCAAAGAGATCTCTCATAGCCCAGGGTTAGTGTTTAAACCTTGGGGGGCAGATCCGGCAGAACAGGGCTTTCAAGGGGGCGACCTTTACGGTGTCATCGATAACCTGGACTACTTGAAATCACTGGGTGTTACCGCTATCTATTTGTGTCCTATTTTTGCCAGTGCCTGTAATCACAGGTACCACACATTTGATTACATGCAGGTAGATCCGCTGTTAGGAGGTAACGACGCCCTACGCAAATTGCTGGACGAAGCCCATGCCCGAGATATGAAAGTGGTACTGGACGGTGTGTTTAATCACGCCAGCCGCGGGTTTTGGGCGTTTCATCATATCTTGGAGAATGGTGGTGATTCGCCTTATATCGACTGGTTTAAAGTACAGGATTGGCCACTTCGCCCGTACAGTAGTGATGAAGATAATCCACCAAACTACGATGCTTGGTGGAATTTGCCTGCATTGCCGAAGTTTAATCACCAAAATCCAGGTTGGCGTGCACACATCTTCGATGTCGCAGAATACTGGCTGAAGTTTGGTATCGATGGCTGGCGTCTCGATGTGCCAAGAGAGATCGAAGATGATGATTTTTGGCGTGAGTTCCGTGCTCGTTGTAAGGCGGTGAATCCTGACGCCTATATTTGTGGTGAGATCTGGATGAAAGCTCAGCGTTGGCTGCAGGGTGATATGTTTGACGCCACCATGAACTACATTCAAGCCTGCGCCACACTCAGCTATATCGGCGCCGACAGTTGGAATGGTTACCGTCGTAACAATCTGGAAGTGTCCCCGATGGGCGCCGACAGCTTTGTTGAAGTGATGGAAGATATGTATGCCAGCTATGCTTGGGGCATCAACGAGATGCAGCTTAACCTGCTTGGTAGCCATGATATGGCTCGGCCTTTGTGGATCATGGGTGAAGACAAAAAGGCGATGAAACTGGCTTTGCTAACCATGTTTGCTACGCCGGGGGCGCCTTGTATTTACTATGGTGACGAGATCGGTATGTCAGCCGGTGACGATCCTTATTGTCGTGAAGGTTACCCGTGGGATGAGCCGGAAAAACAAGATAGAGCGTTATTCCAATTTATTGCGCAACTTGCGGAAGTGAGAAAAGGCTCGGCAACGCTGTGTCATGGTGAAATTCAGTTCCTTTCGCCACAACAGAATTGTGTGTTGTTTACCCGGAAATATCAGGGTGACACCCTGTTGGTGGCACTCAATCCAAATCAGCAAGCGGTGTCGTTAACGTTGCCGAAAGATGGGGAACTGCTTTTCCAATTGGGCGACAAGATCTCGATTGCGACAACTACGCTCTGTTTGAGTGCGCAATCTGCCGCCATTGTTAAGCTGTAA